One Ostreibacterium oceani genomic region harbors:
- a CDS encoding phosphonatase-like hydrolase has protein sequence MLLDSIQLCVFDMAGTTVDEKNLVYKTLQQAIQPVIASHGLRISLETVLEHGAGKEKHQAIVDTLRAITLDIGIVDIHTLANKAFQAFQPMLTQAYRDHSMRPVDGVEDLFTELRERGVFVVLNTGYSRVTAESIFKRLDWTTGETVDALITADDVSSGRPAPDMIHLAMRQFGIDHPECVLKAGDSAIDIEEGKNANCGVTVGVLTGAQTREQIAQAEPDVIVDNLSDILSL, from the coding sequence ATGTTATTAGACTCAATTCAGTTGTGTGTTTTTGATATGGCAGGGACAACCGTTGATGAGAAAAATCTCGTCTATAAAACCTTGCAACAAGCAATACAGCCCGTCATAGCATCACACGGTTTAAGGATATCACTAGAGACTGTGCTTGAGCATGGCGCGGGTAAAGAAAAACATCAAGCCATTGTCGATACACTGCGTGCGATAACGCTGGATATCGGCATTGTCGATATCCATACGCTTGCCAATAAAGCATTCCAAGCATTCCAGCCCATGCTAACACAAGCCTATCGCGACCACTCGATGCGCCCAGTTGACGGCGTTGAAGACTTATTCACCGAGTTACGTGAACGCGGTGTGTTTGTTGTCCTTAACACAGGTTATAGCCGCGTCACCGCCGAATCGATATTCAAACGCTTAGATTGGACGACTGGTGAAACCGTTGATGCACTCATTACCGCTGATGATGTCAGCAGTGGTCGACCAGCACCTGACATGATTCACCTAGCTATGCGCCAATTTGGCATCGATCACCCTGAATGTGTTTTAAAAGCTGGCGATTCGGCGATTGATATCGAAGAAGGCAAAAACGCCAATTGTGGTGTCACGGTCGGCGTGCTGACGGGCGCACAAACGCGCGAACAAATCGCACAGGCTGAACCCGATGTCATCGTTGATAACTTGAGCGATATTTTATCTTTGTAA
- a CDS encoding TIGR03364 family FAD-dependent oxidoreductase produces MRNYDIVVIGSGIIGLATAYAAVKQGLSVAVLERHARCVGASIRNFGFITVSGQRAGEHWRRAKYSRDRWAEIAPQAGIPIAQRGLYMPAQRPEATAVAEAFLHTEMGKDCRWLSKTEIAEKLPFLGPHEGVLFSPHELRVESKTAIPQLANWLTKVHHVDFYWQTQAHRIELPTITTSQGEIRGEHCIVCAHHDATHLYPELYKQAAIKLCTLQMLRVKPQKSIPLPGALMSDLSFARYDGFAQLPEGKFLGLLLDQTMENYRQFGIHLIVVQSQDGSWIIGDSHRYTDAEIPFRDEHIDALIIAELQRLIPNQTFSVRERWLGVYPSADDVVLKYSPTNGVAVGVVTSGTGASTGFALGEELLTLALNSNRKTI; encoded by the coding sequence ATGCGTAATTATGATATTGTTGTGATTGGAAGTGGCATCATTGGCCTGGCGACTGCTTATGCTGCAGTAAAGCAAGGCTTATCGGTCGCTGTCTTAGAACGCCATGCACGCTGTGTTGGCGCATCCATTCGCAACTTTGGTTTTATTACCGTTTCTGGCCAACGCGCAGGCGAACATTGGCGCCGTGCGAAATACTCGCGTGATCGATGGGCAGAGATTGCACCGCAAGCAGGCATTCCTATAGCACAACGTGGTTTGTACATGCCAGCGCAGCGCCCCGAAGCCACCGCCGTTGCCGAAGCATTTTTGCACACCGAAATGGGCAAAGACTGTCGCTGGCTGTCAAAAACAGAGATTGCCGAAAAACTCCCTTTTCTTGGACCTCATGAGGGCGTGTTATTCAGCCCGCATGAGTTGCGTGTTGAGTCCAAAACCGCCATCCCGCAACTTGCCAACTGGTTAACCAAGGTCCATCATGTCGATTTTTATTGGCAAACACAGGCTCACCGTATCGAGCTACCCACGATAACCACGTCACAAGGTGAAATCCGCGGTGAACATTGCATCGTATGCGCACACCATGACGCGACACATTTATACCCTGAGCTTTATAAACAAGCCGCGATCAAATTATGTACCTTACAAATGCTGCGCGTTAAGCCACAGAAATCGATACCGCTACCTGGTGCGCTGATGTCAGATTTAAGTTTTGCGCGCTATGACGGCTTTGCACAATTACCCGAAGGCAAATTCCTTGGTCTGTTGTTGGACCAAACGATGGAAAACTACCGTCAGTTTGGCATTCACTTGATTGTCGTACAATCACAAGATGGCTCCTGGATAATCGGCGACAGTCACCGCTACACCGATGCCGAAATACCGTTTCGTGACGAACACATTGATGCGCTGATTATCGCCGAATTACAACGTTTAATACCAAACCAGACTTTCTCCGTGCGCGAACGTTGGTTGGGCGTTTACCCATCAGCTGACGATGTCGTGCTGAAATATTCACCTACAAACGGCGTAGCTGTTGGGGTAGTGACAAGTGGTACAGGCGCATCCACGGGCTTTGCCTTGGGTGAGGAGTTACTAACCCTAGCACTAAACTCAAACAGAAAAACGATTTAA
- a CDS encoding aminotransferase — MTNQEKAQQLEQWDRCAFFHPSTHLADFAHGKAPERIVNSGSGVYITDSNGNKLLDAFAGLYCVNTGYGQQKIIDAICKQAQELAYYHAYVGHGTEASITLSKMIIDRAPDNMSKVYYGMSGSDANETNIKIIWYYNNVLGRPEKKKIISRWRGYHGSGLMTGSLTGLELFHNQFDLPLSQVIHTDAPYYFHRKDCNQSEAAFSAECADNLEQLILKEGADTIAAFIGEPALGTGGLVPPPKGYWQAIQAVLDKYDILLIADEVISGFGRLGAMFGSDLYGMKPDIITSAKGLTSAYAPLSASIVSDKIWQVLEDGTTKLGAFGHGWTYSAHPIGAAAGVASLELVDELNLVDNANVRGQSLLNKLKTAIGSHKNVGDIRGQGLLCAIEFVADKNSRTLFNPIGQHGPKVAAAMLARHVIGRAMPQGDIIGIAPPLIISEAEIDTVVSAITAAVSEVFGD, encoded by the coding sequence ATGACCAATCAAGAAAAAGCACAACAACTAGAACAATGGGATAGATGCGCTTTTTTCCATCCTTCGACACACTTGGCAGATTTTGCTCACGGCAAAGCGCCTGAGCGTATCGTCAACAGTGGTTCAGGTGTTTACATCACCGATAGTAACGGCAACAAACTCCTCGATGCTTTTGCAGGGCTTTACTGCGTTAACACGGGCTACGGCCAACAAAAAATCATCGACGCCATCTGCAAACAGGCACAAGAACTCGCCTATTATCACGCCTATGTCGGTCATGGTACAGAAGCCTCTATCACCTTATCAAAAATGATTATCGACCGCGCACCCGACAACATGTCCAAAGTGTATTATGGCATGTCAGGCTCTGATGCCAATGAGACGAATATCAAAATCATTTGGTATTACAACAACGTCCTTGGCCGCCCTGAAAAGAAAAAAATCATTTCTCGCTGGCGCGGCTATCATGGCTCAGGCTTAATGACGGGTTCGTTAACTGGACTAGAACTATTCCATAATCAGTTTGATTTGCCATTATCGCAAGTCATTCACACCGATGCGCCTTATTATTTCCACCGCAAAGACTGCAACCAAAGCGAAGCCGCTTTTTCTGCCGAGTGTGCTGATAATTTAGAGCAGCTGATTTTAAAAGAAGGTGCTGATACAATCGCTGCGTTTATTGGCGAGCCAGCGCTAGGCACTGGCGGTCTCGTCCCGCCACCCAAGGGCTATTGGCAAGCCATCCAAGCCGTATTGGACAAGTATGATATTTTGCTGATTGCTGACGAAGTCATCTCAGGGTTTGGGCGATTGGGCGCTATGTTTGGCTCGGACCTTTACGGGATGAAACCTGACATCATCACTTCAGCCAAAGGCTTAACCTCAGCTTATGCACCGCTCTCAGCCTCTATTGTATCTGATAAAATCTGGCAAGTCCTAGAGGACGGCACAACCAAACTAGGAGCCTTTGGGCACGGCTGGACATATTCCGCTCACCCAATCGGTGCTGCCGCAGGCGTTGCAAGTCTTGAACTTGTCGATGAATTAAATCTAGTCGATAACGCCAACGTCCGTGGGCAATCACTGCTCAACAAACTAAAAACCGCCATTGGCAGCCATAAAAATGTCGGTGATATTCGCGGTCAAGGGCTGCTTTGTGCCATCGAATTTGTTGCTGACAAAAACAGTAGAACTTTGTTTAACCCCATCGGTCAACACGGACCAAAAGTCGCTGCCGCCATGCTAGCACGCCATGTTATCGGTCGCGCTATGCCACAAGGCGATATTATCGGCATTGCCCCACCGCTCATTATCAGTGAAGCAGAAATTGACACCGTCGTCAGCGCAATTACTGCGGCTGTCAGCGAAGTGTTTGGGGATTAA
- a CDS encoding NAD-dependent succinate-semialdehyde dehydrogenase yields MMMTATKHTRDNHLSQLNDPTLFKEFSFIDGKWVNATDHQTMDVYNPANQNWLGNIPMLSAEQSQTAINAAQSAFAQWAGLLPHERSQYLRRWFELIIANRDDLALIMTLEQGKGIDDARGEIDYAAAFIEFYAEEAKRPNIEGVTSHLQHAEMELWREPIGIVGLITPWNFPCAMITRKAAAALAAGCPVVIHPSYETPYSALALAELATRAGIPAGIFNVLTGDAATIVAPWMHDVRVRAISFTGSTEVGKLLYRQSAETVKKLVLELGGHAPFIAFEDAAVDAVVAHAIAAKFATSGQDCLAANRLFIHRHIYTEFCEKFAAATEKLSVGEGINNADINPLINEKAVQKQCAQVQDAITKGAQLLTGGQPHPAGINYMTPTVLADVPDNADIMHEETFGPVAAIIPFDDEDAVIQRANDSEYGLVAYVHTQNAHRIYRVTRALNYGMVAVNRTKITGAPIPFGGTKQSGLGREGARLGMEEFTEIKYVCRYYA; encoded by the coding sequence ATGATGATGACCGCCACAAAACACACCCGTGATAACCACTTATCACAACTGAACGACCCCACTTTATTTAAGGAGTTTTCCTTTATTGACGGTAAATGGGTGAATGCAACCGACCATCAAACAATGGATGTCTATAATCCTGCGAATCAAAACTGGTTGGGCAATATACCCATGTTGAGTGCCGAACAAAGCCAAACGGCCATCAATGCCGCGCAGTCGGCTTTTGCACAATGGGCAGGATTGTTACCACATGAACGTAGTCAATACCTACGTCGATGGTTTGAATTAATCATCGCTAATCGGGATGATTTGGCGCTAATTATGACGCTAGAGCAAGGCAAAGGCATTGATGACGCGCGCGGTGAAATTGACTATGCGGCGGCGTTTATTGAATTTTATGCAGAGGAAGCAAAACGCCCGAATATCGAGGGTGTCACCTCACACTTGCAGCACGCAGAGATGGAGCTATGGCGTGAGCCTATTGGTATCGTTGGGCTCATTACGCCGTGGAATTTCCCTTGTGCCATGATTACCCGCAAAGCGGCCGCCGCGCTTGCCGCAGGCTGCCCTGTGGTCATCCACCCGTCCTATGAAACCCCTTACTCCGCGCTGGCTTTAGCCGAGCTCGCAACCCGTGCAGGCATTCCTGCGGGTATCTTTAATGTGCTAACGGGTGATGCAGCAACCATCGTTGCACCGTGGATGCATGACGTACGTGTACGTGCTATTTCGTTTACTGGCTCGACAGAGGTCGGTAAATTGCTCTACCGCCAAAGCGCCGAAACGGTCAAAAAGCTCGTGTTAGAGCTTGGCGGACACGCCCCGTTTATAGCCTTTGAAGACGCCGCTGTCGACGCCGTCGTCGCGCATGCCATTGCCGCCAAATTTGCTACCTCTGGTCAAGACTGTCTCGCCGCTAATCGCCTCTTTATCCACCGCCATATCTATACTGAATTTTGCGAGAAATTTGCCGCAGCAACCGAAAAACTGTCAGTAGGCGAAGGCATCAACAACGCCGACATTAACCCATTAATTAACGAAAAAGCGGTACAAAAACAATGCGCACAAGTCCAAGATGCCATCACCAAGGGTGCACAATTGCTAACCGGTGGGCAGCCACACCCCGCGGGCATAAACTATATGACGCCAACGGTTTTGGCGGATGTCCCTGACAACGCCGATATCATGCACGAAGAAACCTTTGGCCCTGTGGCCGCCATTATCCCGTTTGACGATGAGGATGCCGTAATCCAACGTGCCAATGACAGCGAATATGGCTTAGTGGCGTATGTTCATACACAAAATGCCCATCGAATTTATCGTGTTACACGCGCGCTGAATTATGGTATGGTAGCCGTTAATCGCACCAAAATTACGGGCGCACCGATTCCTTTCGGCGGCACAAAACAGTCTGGGTTAGGTCGCGAAGGCGCAAGACTGGGTATGGAAGAATTTACCGAAATTAAGTATGTTTGCCGTTATTACGCTTAA
- a CDS encoding 5-carboxymethyl-2-hydroxymuconate Delta-isomerase, translated as MPHCIIEHSAALDAERILPLVFSGAMESGLFEPDGSDIKIRTMIYHHYLTGAKHSDFIHVALKILSGRTPEQKKMLSLCVLSALKTLDIQTCSLTVEVVDIERDSYSKWCR; from the coding sequence ATGCCCCATTGTATAATCGAGCATTCGGCAGCATTAGATGCTGAGCGGATACTGCCGCTGGTATTTTCAGGCGCCATGGAATCTGGGCTATTTGAGCCTGACGGCAGCGATATCAAAATAAGGACAATGATTTATCACCACTATTTAACTGGGGCTAAGCATTCTGATTTTATTCATGTGGCTTTAAAAATATTATCTGGCAGAACCCCTGAACAAAAGAAAATGCTTTCTCTTTGTGTGTTATCAGCACTTAAAACACTTGATATCCAAACTTGTTCTTTAACTGTCGAAGTAGTCGACATTGAGCGTGACAGTTATTCAAAGTGGTGTCGTTAG
- a CDS encoding galactosyltransferase-related protein, which produces MTINKFLPQHKITKDVTFEYNQAGSIKPIEIIGISLTSPIKRTLMELRKKNTTFEIKKYHRKMTLIVPYRHRREHLKLFLPYIKNYLDKQKIDYEIIIVEQTNSKPFNKAKLMNIGAKNARKDSEYFVFHDVDLLPENIDYRYCSHTLKLFFEIKHEKDSNYKEYKQTVLGGAVLVPKDIFFDINGYSNNYWQWGREDDDFFIRHLFKGHIALCDNNGKFKALEHNPSILKNNDGKVSNDPKTLKENKRLLKNNKKRYTRIKTEFYAQDNDGVSTLTDYKIENITINNDVKTILVDFSGA; this is translated from the coding sequence ATGACAATAAATAAATTCTTGCCACAGCATAAAATAACGAAAGATGTAACATTTGAATACAATCAAGCTGGCTCAATAAAACCCATTGAGATTATAGGAATTTCATTAACATCCCCAATAAAAAGAACGCTTATGGAGCTAAGGAAAAAAAACACAACTTTTGAAATAAAAAAATACCATAGGAAAATGACGTTAATTGTTCCATATAGGCACAGACGGGAACACTTAAAACTATTTTTACCATATATAAAAAATTATCTTGATAAGCAAAAAATAGATTACGAAATAATTATTGTCGAACAAACAAACTCAAAACCTTTTAACAAAGCAAAACTTATGAATATTGGCGCAAAAAATGCCCGAAAGGACAGTGAATACTTTGTATTTCATGATGTAGACTTATTACCTGAAAATATTGACTATAGATACTGCAGCCATACATTAAAGCTTTTCTTTGAAATAAAACATGAAAAAGACAGTAATTACAAGGAATATAAGCAAACGGTACTAGGGGGTGCTGTCTTAGTGCCAAAAGATATCTTTTTCGATATCAACGGGTACTCAAATAATTATTGGCAATGGGGACGAGAAGATGATGATTTTTTTATACGTCATCTTTTTAAAGGCCATATTGCACTGTGCGATAACAACGGCAAATTTAAAGCGTTAGAGCACAACCCATCAATTTTAAAAAACAATGATGGCAAGGTATCAAATGACCCCAAAACCCTAAAAGAGAATAAAAGACTTTTAAAAAACAATAAAAAAAGATACACAAGAATAAAAACAGAATTCTATGCACAAGATAATGATGGCGTCTCAACTTTAACTGATTATAAAATAGAGAACATAACTATCAATAACGATGTTAAAACCATACTAGTTGATTTTAGTGGAGCATAA
- a CDS encoding Lrp/AsnC family transcriptional regulator: MIKLDQRDLAILRILQDEGRITKTALAERIHLSPAPCWDRLKRLENAGIITGYGAKICLDKLGVHTTVFLQAEISSHQSQDFSRFEDYIAQHQAISECWAIGGGFDYLLKIDVPTIDSYQQLVDTMLNANIGLKRYYTYIVTKRIKSKTALPLDFLPVPDE; this comes from the coding sequence ATGATAAAACTCGACCAACGTGACCTCGCCATTTTACGCATTTTGCAAGACGAAGGACGCATTACCAAGACCGCACTGGCAGAGCGCATTCACCTGTCACCCGCACCTTGCTGGGATCGTCTCAAGCGCCTAGAAAATGCAGGCATCATCACGGGTTATGGCGCCAAGATTTGCTTAGACAAATTGGGTGTTCACACCACGGTTTTTTTGCAAGCCGAAATTAGCAGCCATCAATCCCAAGATTTTAGTCGTTTCGAAGACTACATCGCCCAACACCAAGCAATAAGCGAATGTTGGGCGATTGGTGGTGGGTTTGATTATTTACTAAAAATCGATGTCCCGACCATTGATAGCTACCAGCAACTGGTTGACACCATGCTAAACGCTAATATTGGGTTAAAACGTTACTACACCTACATTGTGACCAAACGAATCAAATCCAAAACAGCCTTACCACTTGATTTTTTACCCGTACCTGATGAATAG
- a CDS encoding cyclodeaminase has translation MTNIQLINEQTLRAHFPLSQSITDTIEHAFTLLATTEVIMPPVLSMELPMVNGEVDVKTAYVPSLPTFTIKASPGFFDNPSKGLPSLSGLMIVFCAQTGLTKAVLLDNGYLTDLRTAAAGGVAARHLAPKHCPTLGIIGTGMQAKLQTLAFTQERNVERILIWGRNTDKANQLAHELSELLQKPVHVETSRQALVEKSQAVVTTTPSQTPLIDASWLHSGLHITAMGADSPVKNEIDPQAILTLDNIIVDSIAQSIERGEMRRVQSQGLLAQTSPLITLGDVCAGQQIGRQHDEQITLCDLTGTGIQDTAIANAVWTQMQRQGLGTEMPAN, from the coding sequence ATGACCAACATTCAACTGATTAACGAACAAACTCTGAGAGCGCACTTCCCGCTCAGTCAATCTATCACTGACACTATCGAGCACGCATTTACCCTGCTTGCAACCACAGAGGTCATTATGCCACCTGTGCTCAGTATGGAGCTACCCATGGTCAACGGCGAGGTCGATGTCAAAACAGCCTATGTGCCCAGCCTACCGACATTTACCATTAAGGCGAGCCCAGGCTTTTTTGACAACCCAAGCAAAGGCTTACCAAGCCTAAGCGGTTTAATGATTGTTTTTTGTGCACAAACTGGGCTAACCAAAGCCGTTTTACTTGATAACGGTTACTTGACGGATTTACGCACAGCAGCCGCTGGCGGCGTTGCGGCACGACACCTTGCCCCCAAACACTGCCCAACGCTAGGTATTATTGGCACGGGCATGCAAGCCAAACTACAAACGTTGGCTTTTACCCAAGAACGCAACGTCGAGCGCATACTCATTTGGGGGCGAAACACAGACAAAGCCAACCAATTAGCCCACGAGCTAAGCGAATTACTGCAAAAACCCGTGCACGTTGAGACCAGCCGTCAGGCATTGGTAGAAAAATCCCAAGCCGTAGTGACAACAACGCCGTCTCAGACGCCGTTAATCGATGCCAGCTGGCTACACTCAGGCCTACACATTACCGCCATGGGCGCAGACTCACCCGTAAAAAACGAAATCGATCCGCAGGCGATACTAACGCTAGACAACATTATTGTTGACAGTATCGCCCAATCCATTGAACGTGGAGAAATGCGTCGCGTTCAGTCACAAGGGCTTTTAGCTCAAACATCACCGCTCATCACATTAGGTGACGTTTGTGCGGGCCAACAAATCGGCAGACAACATGATGAGCAAATCACCTTGTGTGACTTAACTGGCACAGGGATTCAAGACACAGCGATTGCCAATGCGGTCTGGACGCAAATGCAACGCCAAGGGCTAGGCACAGAAATGCCAGCCAATTAA
- the eutB gene encoding hydroxyectoine utilization dehydratase EutB, with amino-acid sequence MNHRHPMKSAKPLNLQSVYQAQHAIRDTALKTPLIRAESLSTNGYDVQLKLETLQPIGAFKLRGAANAIAQLSPAELARGVVCASTGNHGRALTYAAKKMGSQATICMSTLVPRNKVEAIRALGAQVEIFGNSQDDAQTVVDQLVAEKGLIEIPPFDHADIIAGQGTIGLELLADFAQIDSVIVGLSGGGLLGGIAMVLKTINPNIRVIGVSPKRGACMAACLAANRPVEITEEPTLADSLGGGIGLNNQYTFDLTKQYLDDLILLSEAQIARGMQHLFLHEGIVAEGGGAVGVAALIDQDIKQRLAPLLGKHIALIISGKNIDMAQFYDIVNPKTATPVTD; translated from the coding sequence ATGAATCATCGACACCCCATGAAAAGCGCCAAACCCCTTAACCTGCAATCCGTTTACCAAGCACAGCACGCCATCCGTGACACGGCACTAAAAACACCGCTAATTCGTGCAGAGAGCTTATCGACAAACGGATACGATGTCCAACTCAAACTAGAGACCTTACAGCCTATCGGTGCATTCAAATTACGCGGCGCGGCTAACGCTATTGCACAATTAAGCCCAGCGGAACTCGCCCGCGGCGTGGTTTGCGCCTCAACGGGGAACCACGGGCGCGCCCTCACCTACGCCGCCAAAAAAATGGGTTCCCAAGCGACTATTTGCATGTCAACCTTAGTCCCTCGCAACAAAGTCGAGGCGATTCGCGCGCTAGGCGCGCAAGTTGAAATATTTGGCAACAGCCAAGACGATGCACAAACCGTCGTTGACCAGCTCGTCGCAGAAAAAGGCCTGATTGAAATCCCACCGTTTGATCACGCTGATATTATTGCAGGACAAGGCACTATTGGGCTAGAATTACTGGCTGATTTCGCTCAAATTGATAGCGTCATTGTTGGGCTTTCTGGCGGTGGATTGCTCGGTGGCATTGCAATGGTGCTTAAAACCATTAACCCCAACATTCGCGTCATTGGCGTTAGCCCCAAGCGCGGCGCTTGCATGGCCGCCTGTTTAGCAGCAAACCGCCCCGTAGAAATTACCGAAGAGCCCACCTTAGCAGACTCATTAGGCGGTGGCATTGGCCTTAACAATCAATACACGTTTGACCTGACTAAACAATATCTTGATGACTTAATTTTATTATCCGAAGCACAAATTGCTCGCGGCATGCAACACCTATTCCTTCATGAAGGCATCGTTGCCGAAGGCGGTGGTGCGGTGGGTGTTGCTGCCTTAATTGACCAAGACATAAAACAGCGACTAGCGCCTTTATTAGGCAAACATATTGCCCTGATTATCTCTGGGAAAAACATCGATATGGCACAGTTTTATGACATCGTTAACCCCAAAACAGCAACACCAGTAACTGACTAA
- a CDS encoding GntR family transcriptional regulator has protein sequence MFNLHESRNDAQQRFYEVYSTLRKRICLLEYEPGKRLSEHALAEEFNISRTPIRRVLTTLENEGMVEIRHGAGNYVSTVELDYLCDIYAMRMELVMLIPQKLKSPMPDSVLQQMQQLLIKSQQINQNQSPQHAFAEINLELFEITLQAIDSRALCEMLSLLFYKSARMWPFLLKDNRLLKKETDILSEEITDLTRVLQAGHHNSIATILRFHIECALYRLQQYCLAQNPSTAATAKAATATAATVKTTTKTKASAPKTAIKQ, from the coding sequence ATGTTTAATTTACACGAATCACGTAACGACGCGCAACAGCGGTTTTATGAAGTGTATAGCACACTCAGAAAACGGATTTGCTTACTCGAGTACGAGCCTGGAAAGCGCCTATCAGAACACGCACTGGCAGAAGAGTTTAACATCAGCCGCACGCCTATTCGCCGCGTACTAACCACGCTTGAAAACGAAGGCATGGTTGAAATTCGCCACGGCGCGGGCAATTATGTCTCCACCGTTGAATTAGACTACCTATGCGATATCTATGCCATGCGTATGGAGCTGGTCATGCTCATTCCACAAAAATTAAAATCTCCGATGCCCGACTCGGTTTTGCAGCAGATGCAACAATTACTCATTAAAAGCCAGCAAATCAACCAAAATCAATCGCCGCAACATGCATTTGCCGAAATCAACCTAGAGTTATTTGAAATCACGCTACAGGCCATTGATAGCCGCGCCCTCTGTGAAATGCTGTCTTTATTATTCTACAAATCCGCTAGAATGTGGCCTTTTTTGCTCAAAGACAATCGATTACTAAAAAAAGAAACCGATATTCTCAGCGAAGAAATTACGGATTTAACGCGTGTATTGCAGGCAGGTCACCACAACAGTATCGCCACCATCTTACGCTTTCACATCGAATGCGCCCTGTACCGATTGCAACAGTATTGCTTGGCGCAAAACCCATCCACCGCAGCAACTGCTAAGGCTGCAACTGCTACGGCAGCAACCGTGAAAACAACGACAAAAACAAAAGCATCAGCCCCAAAAACAGCCATCAAACAATGA
- a CDS encoding aspartate racemase/maleate isomerase family protein — protein sequence MHIPEAQRSNTLIEPIIKSRPKVGMIVLSTDLTCEHDFHYLRHKRQIEFDVFVNRIHFQNPITSKSLSDMLFELPSAAAQILPDTTLDALVFNCTAASALLGEARIKQAIDLPNTPIITTAAASLQSIQSAGYTHIDLLCPYSQSVSYQLAEYFSQQGLTITSLTYLDIDDDRDIACVSPASIVQAAKGAVTTAGQALFISCTALQVVGALDALQNHIKKPIFSSNLCTFTQVVEQLNKATHRHV from the coding sequence ATGCACATACCCGAAGCCCAGCGAAGCAATACGCTCATCGAGCCTATCATCAAATCACGGCCTAAAGTCGGAATGATTGTCTTGTCCACCGATTTAACCTGCGAACACGACTTTCACTATCTGCGTCACAAGCGGCAAATCGAATTCGATGTTTTTGTCAATCGTATACATTTTCAAAATCCGATTACCAGCAAAAGTTTGTCTGATATGCTATTTGAATTACCTAGTGCGGCCGCCCAAATCTTACCAGACACAACACTGGATGCGCTGGTTTTTAATTGTACTGCCGCCTCGGCTTTGTTGGGTGAGGCGCGCATTAAACAAGCCATCGACTTGCCCAACACACCCATTATCACAACCGCCGCTGCATCGTTACAGTCAATCCAATCAGCTGGTTATACACACATTGACTTGCTCTGTCCATATAGCCAATCCGTTAGTTATCAACTCGCCGAATATTTTAGTCAACAAGGACTCACCATTACCTCGCTCACTTATCTTGATATTGACGATGATCGCGATATCGCCTGTGTATCGCCTGCTAGCATTGTCCAAGCGGCTAAAGGTGCAGTGACTACAGCGGGGCAAGCGCTCTTTATTTCCTGCACCGCATTGCAGGTCGTTGGCGCACTTGATGCATTACAAAACCACATAAAAAAACCAATTTTTAGTAGCAATCTATGCACGTTTACACAGGTTGTCGAACAACTTAACAAAGCAACCCATCGCCATGTTTAA
- a CDS encoding universal stress protein, translated as MFKKILVAIDGSDAAKAALEKAIELNQSLHADIYILLVQKHMSNLEASMHMMPNDNSTVGDSVLAYSEQLVKSAKSTVTAANPEINVRGFIKIGPVARTIIAFAEERQIDLIVLGSRGHGDRDGFMLGSVSHKVTSMANIPVLVI; from the coding sequence ATGTTTAAAAAAATACTTGTCGCCATTGATGGCTCAGACGCAGCCAAAGCCGCATTAGAAAAAGCGATTGAGCTTAACCAATCACTACATGCTGATATTTATATTCTATTAGTACAAAAGCACATGAGCAATCTAGAAGCCTCCATGCATATGATGCCTAATGATAATTCGACGGTCGGTGATAGTGTCTTAGCATACAGCGAGCAGCTGGTTAAATCAGCCAAATCGACTGTCACAGCGGCAAATCCTGAAATCAACGTTAGGGGGTTTATCAAAATTGGGCCTGTTGCACGCACCATTATCGCCTTTGCTGAAGAACGACAAATTGATTTGATTGTCCTCGGCAGCCGCGGTCATGGCGATCGTGATGGGTTTATGCTGGGCAGCGTTTCGCACAAGGTCACCAGCATGGCAAATATCCCTGTTCTGGTTATCTGA